A window of Apium graveolens cultivar Ventura chromosome 8, ASM990537v1, whole genome shotgun sequence contains these coding sequences:
- the LOC141676486 gene encoding cytochrome P450 CYP71D312-like → MAIQIVPLLMFMIFVFMLLNLLKTLIRKSKLPKKLPPGPFKLPILGNLLQVTGALPHRSLYNLSEIHGPLMHLQLGEVSAVVISNPRVAKEVLKTHDLCFSDRPTLLLGNIILSNCRDIVLARYGDHWRQFRKICTLELLSANKVRSFRSIREEEARDLIQSIQSTSGSPVNISKKVSNLANSITCRSTIGKRCKYQHELIEATENIAYWGAGFFMADLFPSMLVFPVLSGMKPALQKVRRELDHIFDYIINEHKQKLASRKEKGTKLEAEEEDLVDILLRVNETLQLEFPVTANDIQGIVLDMFTAGTDTSSAVLEWAMSELMKKPSAMKKAQEELRTALKGKKSVTETDIQGLSYLKLVIKETLRLHPPVPLLLPRECRKECEIDGYTIPVGTKVMVNAWAIGRDPECWVDANSFIPERFEESSVNYMGANYEFIPFGAGRRMCAGISFGIASVELPLAQMLYHFDWTLPDGMKPQDLDMDETFGATTKRKNSLFLNATPYISTLED, encoded by the exons ATGGCTATCCAAATAGTGCCTTTACTTATGTTCATGATCTTTGTTTTCATGCTTCTTAATTTACTCAAAACACTAATCCGAAAATCCAAACTCCCAAAAAAACTTCCCCCAGGGCCATTTAAACTCCCCATTTTAGGAAACTTGTTACAAGTGACTGGTGCACTTCCTCACCGCAGTCTCTACAATTTGTCCGAAATTCATGGACCTCTCATGCACCTACAGCTTGGTGAGGTCTCTGCTGTCGTAATATCGAACCCGAGAGTTGCTAAAGAAGTTCTCAAAACTCATGATCTTTGTTTTTCTGACCGTCCTACACTACTACTTGGCAATATCATCTTGTCCAATTGCAGAGACATTGTCTTGGCTCGCTACGGTGATCACTGGAGACAATTCCGAAAAATATGTACCTTGGAACTCTTGAGTGCTAACAAAGTTAGGTCTTTCCGATCTATTCGAGAGGAGGAGGCAAGGGATCTTATTCAATCCATTCAATCAACATCAGGATCACCAGTCAATATCAGTAAAAAGGTTTCTAATTTGGCGAACTCGATAACTTGTAGGTCTACGATTGGAAAGAGATGCAAGTATCAACATGAACTCATAGAAGCTACCGAGAATATAGCCTATTGGGGTGCAGGTTTTTTCATGGCTGATTTGTTTCCATCTATGCTAGTTTTTCCAGTTCTTAGTGGAATGAAGCCTGCATTACAAAAGGTCCGAAGGGAGCTTGATCATATATTCGATTACATCATTAATGAACATAAGCAAAAGTTGGCTAGTAGAAAAGAGAAAGGAACTAAACTCGAAGCAGAGGAGGAAGATCTTGTCGACATTCTTCTGAGAGTTAATGAAACTCTGCAACTTGAATTTCCGGTTACTGCCAATGACATCCAAGGCATTGTTTTG GATATGTTCACTGCGGGAACTGATACATCTTCAGCGGTGCTAGAATGGGCGATGTCGGAGTTGATGAAAAAGCCTAGCGCAATGAAGAAGGCACAAGAAGAATTGAGAACAGCCCTGAAAGGAAAGAAAAGTGTAACAGAAACTGATATTCAGGGTTTGAGTTATCTAAAGCTAGTGATCAAAGAAACCCTACGCTTACACCCACCGGTTCCACTACTACTCCCTAGAGAGTGTAGAAAAGAATGTGAAATTGATGGATACACTATTCCTGTTGGAACCAAAGTCATGGTAAATGCATGGGCTATCGGAAGAGATCCCGAATGTTGGGTTGATGCCAACAGTTTTATCCCGGAGAGATTCGAAGAAAGTTCAGTTAATTACATGGGAGCTAACTACGAGTTTATTCCGTTTGGCGCTGGACGGAGAATGTGTGCTGGAATATCATTTGGTATAGCTAGTGTTGAGCTTCCTCTTGCCCAGATGTTGTATCACTTTGACTGGACACTTCCTGATGGGATGAAGCCTCAAGATTTGGACATGGACGAAACTTTTGGGGCCACTACTAAAAGGAAGAACAGCTTGTTTCTGAATGCCACTCCTTACATTTCTACCCTCGAAGATTAA